The proteins below come from a single Xiphophorus hellerii strain 12219 chromosome 14, Xiphophorus_hellerii-4.1, whole genome shotgun sequence genomic window:
- the LOC116732489 gene encoding basement membrane-specific heparan sulfate proteoglycan core protein-like has product MNKGEDSDWEYKLSRNNKSYLSYIPHKSSTLFLHSGEYQCCRRRRSSNQTNCSNTVTVSADRPTATLTAGSTTIPVGGSVTLSCSVEPSAGWKYRWFRRTSDTPEAEITTNNEENREITVTQGGIYRCDGKRGNKVFISHPSHDVTIKTTSPNKPSLILQPNWSQIYIGEKVTLRCEIQGGTEWTYEWRSTNVNFPSSSEYSINYITESHSGDYSCRGNRNYELTEWSDAVRLTVISPKPQPVLSVSPSWPNPGASVTLSCEGLELQSAGWRFFWYKTVPDPSSNSYSYELLSGSTNGTEQNSFIINGPTHTAGFVCRAGRGEPEFYSYYSELKFIWSVDPRPAASLSVNPDRVQHFRSDSVSLSCEGNSAEWRVMRFIERDGLSDCSYWGNMTGSTCTINPYYYRDGVFWCESKSGEFSNAVNITVHDYNHDVIILVSPVHPVTEGDPVTLSCQDKKLKFLSNVFFYHNNKLINNDSRGELKISGVSKSDEGFYKCQHSGKESPRSWMSVRVTGSSPASSLFLVLLIIEPVVKILLVLLLLLFLSCRRNNADKPRAPAYSQIELRNFRENYSTPIYANMNYQKKQKGKRSPAAADEVYSEIRTRATVGNDIM; this is encoded by the exons ATGAATAAAGGAGAAGATTCTGACTGGGAATACAAGCTGAGCAGGAATAATAAATCATATCTGTCCTACATACCACATAAAAGCAGCACGTTATTTCTTCATAGTGGTGAATATCAGTGCTGTCGTCGTAGGAGGAGCTCAAATCAAACAAACTGCAGTAATACTGTCACTGTTTCAG CAGACAGACCCACGGCCACATTGACAGCAGGTTCAACAACCATACCAGTAGGGGGCAGTGTGACACTGAGCTGCTCAGTGgagccctctgctggatggaagTACAGATGGTTCAGACGGACCTCAGACACTCCTGAAGCTGAAATCACAACAAATAATGAAGAGAACAGAGAAATCACTGTGACACAAGGAGGAATCTACAGGTGTGATggaaagagaggaaataaaGTCTTCATCAGCCATCCAAGCCATGACGTTACCATTAAAACAACCT ctCCCAATAAACCCAGTTTGATTCTGCAACCCAACTGGTCTCAGATCTACATAGGAGAGAAAGTCACTCTGAGATGTGAGATCCAGGGAGGAACTGAGTGGACGTATGAATGGAGATCAACCAATGTAAACTTTCCATCATCCAGTGAATACAGCATCAACTACATTACTGAGTCCCACAGTGGAGATTACAGCTGTAGAGGAAACAGAAACTATGAGCTAACAGAGTGGAGTGATGCTGTCAGACTGACTGTGATAT CACCCAAACCTCAGCCTGTCCTCTCTGTGTCTCCATCATGGCCGAATCCTGGAGCCTCAGTGACTCTGAGCTGTGAAGGTTTGGAGCTTCAATCAGCAGGATGGAGGTTCTTCTGGTATAAAACTGTTCCTGATCCATCCAGCAACTCCTACAGCTATGAGCTGCTGTCTGGCAGCACCAATGGGACTGAGCAGAACTCCTTCATCATTAATGGACCGACTCACACAGCAGGATTTGTGTgcagagcaggaagaggagaacCAGAGTTTTACTCTTATTACAGTGAACTAAAGTTTATCTGGTCTGTAG ATCCTCgtccagcagcttctctctcAGTGAATCCTGACAGAGTTCAACACTTCAGATCTGACTCTGTGTCTCTGAGCTGTGAGGGAAACTCTGCTGAGTGGAGAGTGATGAGGTTTATAGAACGAGACGGACTGTCAGACTGCTCCTACTGGGGGAACATGACTGGATCTACATGTACCATTAACCCGTACTATTATAGGGATGGAGTGTTCTGGTGCGAGTCAAAATCTGGAGAGTTTAGCAACGCTGTCAACATCACTGTACACG ATTATAATCATGATGTTATTATCCTGGTGAGCCCTGTTCATCCTGTGACTGAGGGAGATCCTGTTACTCTGAGCTGCCAagataaaaagctaaaatttctctccaatgtgtttttctatcaTAATAATAAACTCATCAATAATGACAGCAGAGGGGAGCTGAAGATCTCTGGAGTGTCAAAGTCAGATGAAGGTTTCTACAAATGTCAACATTCAGGAAAAGAGTCACCAAGGAGCTGGATGTCTGTTAGAG tAACTGGGTCCAGTCCTGCCAGCTCTTTATTTCTTGTGCTGTTGATCATCGAACCAGTTGTTAAAATCCTTCTGGTTCTCCTCCTGCTCTTGTTCTTGTCCTGCAGACGGAACAACG CAGACAAACCCAGAGCTCCTGCATACTCCCAGATTGAACTGAGAAACTTCAGGGAAAACT actCAACTCCAATTTATGCTAACATGAACTAtcagaaaaagcagaaag GAAAGCGaagtcctgcagcagcagatgaagTTTATTCTGAAATCAGAACAAGAGCAACTGTGGGTAACGATATCATGTAG
- the LOC116733195 gene encoding uncharacterized protein LOC116733195, with amino-acid sequence MEAKMGKTLEPMLGLLVLNSLFCCGQTHADRPTATLTAGSTTIPVGGSVTLSCSVEPSAGWKYRWFRRTSDTPEAEITTNNEDNREITVTLGGIYRCAGERGIPAFISHLSHDVTIETTSDRPTATLTAGSTTIPVGGSVTLSCSVEPSAGWKYRWFRRTSDTPEAEITTNNEDNREITVTQGGIYRCDGKRENPVFISLLSHDVTIETTLIVN; translated from the exons ATGGAAGCCAAGATGGGGAAAACCTTGGAGCCTATGCTGGGATTATTGG TCCTGAACTCACTGTTCTGCTGTGGACAAACTCACG CAGACAGACCCACGGCCACATTGACAGCAGGTTCAACAACCATACCAGTAGGGGGCAGTGTGACACTGAGCTGCTCAGTGgagccctctgctggatggaagTACAGATGGTTCAGACGGACATCAGACACACCTGAAGCTGAAATCACAACAAATAATGAAGACAACAGAGAAATCACTGTGACACTAGGAGGAATCTACAGGTGTGCAGGAGAGAGAGGAATTCCTGCCTTCATCAGCCATCTAAGCCATGACGTTACCATTGAAACAACCT CAGACAGACCCACGGCCACATTGACAGCAGGTTCAACAACCATACCAGTAGGGGGCAGTGTGACACTGAGCTGCTCAGTGgagccctctgctggatggaagTACAGATGGTTCAGACGGACATCAGACACTCCTGAAGCTGAAATCACAACAAATAATGAAGACAACAGAGAAATCACTGTGACACAAGGAGGAATCTACAGGTGTgatggaaagagagaaaatcctGTCTTCATCAGCCTTCTAAGCCATGACGTTACCATTGAAACAACCT tGATTGTTAACTAG